One Prinia subflava isolate CZ2003 ecotype Zambia chromosome 8, Cam_Psub_1.2, whole genome shotgun sequence DNA window includes the following coding sequences:
- the SDF2 gene encoding stromal cell-derived factor 2, with protein sequence MEAAAASAGGGAGEPRPPGGRSGRASASCGMEPPPLLLPALLPLLVAALGAAGRGGPGPVTCGSVVKLLNVRHNVRLHSHDVRYGSGSGQQSVTGVSAADDGNSYWRVRGRTAAVCQRGTPVRCGQAIRLTHLGTGRNLHSHRFTSPLSGNQEVSAFGEAGEGDYLDDWTVVCSGTYWVRDDEVRFQHTSTDVFLSVTGEQYGRPIHGQKEVHGMAASSQHNYWKVMEGIFMQPSEAFQMEQYHAEL encoded by the exons atggaggcggcggcggcgagcgCGGGGGGCGGAGCGGGCGAGCCGCGACCTCCcggcgggcggagcggccgcGCTTCCGCTTCCTGCGGGATggagccgccgccgctgctgctgccggcgctgctgccgctgctggtGGCGGCGCTgggcgcggcggggcgcggcggcccGGGGCCCGTCACCTGCGGCTCCGTGGTGAAGCTGCTCAATGTGCGGCACAACGTGCGGCTGCACTCGCACGATGTGCGCTACGGCTCCG GCAGCGGGCAGCAGTCGGTGACCGGGGTGTCGGCGGCGGATGACGGGAACAGCTACTGGCGGGTGCGGGGCCGCACGGCCGCCGTGTGCCAGCGGGGCACGCCGGTGCGCTGCGGGCAGGCCATCCGCCTCACGCACCTGGGCACCGGCCGCAACCTGCACAGCCACCGCTTCACCTCGCCGCTCTCCGGGAACCAG GAGGTGAGTGCATTCGGGGAGGCCGGCGAGGGCGACTACCTGGACGACTGGACAGTGGTGTGCAGTGGCACGTACTGGGTGCGGGACGACGAGGTGCGCTTCCAGCACACCTCCACCGACGTCTTCCTCTCGGTGACCGGGGAGCAGTACGGGCGGCCCATCCACGGGCAGAAGGAGGTGCATGGCATGGCCGCCTCCAGCCAGCATAACTACTGGAAGGTGATGGAGGGCATCTTCATGCAGCCCAGCGAGGCCTTCCAAATGGAGCAGTACCATGCTGAGTTGTGA